A genomic stretch from Thermoanaerobaculia bacterium includes:
- the crcB gene encoding fluoride efflux transporter CrcB — MKWIYVGAGGFLGAIARYAVGGWISSRYRGQFPVATFVINVTGSFVLGLFLTIATERIALDPRWRLFVAVGFVGAYTTFSTFEYESERLAAAGGFWLAGVNLVGSVIVGFLAVWLGSRLAVRF; from the coding sequence ATGAAATGGATCTACGTGGGAGCGGGAGGCTTTCTCGGCGCGATCGCGCGATACGCGGTCGGCGGGTGGATCTCGTCGCGTTATCGGGGGCAATTCCCCGTGGCGACGTTCGTCATCAACGTCACGGGAAGCTTCGTTCTCGGCCTCTTTCTGACGATCGCCACGGAGCGGATCGCCCTCGACCCTCGCTGGAGGCTCTTCGTCGCGGTCGGTTTCGTCGGCGCCTACACGACCTTCTCCACGTTCGAGTACGAATCGGAGCGGCTCGCCGCGGCAGGGGGCTTCTGGCTCGCCGGGGTCAATCTCGTCGGGTCGGTGATCGTGGGGTTCCTGGCGGTCTGGCTGGGCAGCCGCCTGGCGGTCCGGTTCTGA
- a CDS encoding DUF190 domain-containing protein: MPLDGEEFRKLVIYIGESDHRGGKPLYEVLLFLLQKKGIAGASAVRGLAGYGGHGVMHTTAILRLSEDLPIRIEAIDHREKIEAVLPDVLDLVDEGLVEVETVRVYRASPIKGEEKSETEAPLMKLEGQAKMLRIHIGDDDKWEGEPLYRAILKRAKALDIAGATVYRAIEGYGAHKRRHKAGVFSSDAPISVVIIDTEEKVHALLHALESIVTEGCLVAISDVNVVKYSRHMDRTEPLPHVTES, from the coding sequence ATGCCCCTCGACGGCGAAGAGTTTCGGAAGCTCGTCATCTACATTGGCGAGTCGGACCATCGCGGGGGAAAGCCCCTGTACGAGGTCCTGCTCTTCCTCCTCCAGAAGAAAGGGATCGCCGGAGCCTCGGCCGTCCGGGGTCTCGCCGGATACGGCGGACACGGGGTCATGCACACGACCGCCATCCTTCGCCTCTCCGAGGATCTGCCGATCCGCATCGAGGCGATCGACCACCGCGAGAAGATCGAGGCGGTGCTGCCCGACGTTCTCGACCTCGTCGACGAGGGTCTGGTCGAGGTCGAAACCGTCCGCGTCTACAGGGCCTCCCCGATCAAGGGAGAGGAGAAATCGGAAACGGAGGCGCCGCTCATGAAGCTCGAAGGCCAGGCGAAGATGCTTCGGATCCACATCGGCGACGACGACAAGTGGGAGGGCGAGCCTCTCTACCGCGCGATCCTGAAACGCGCCAAGGCTCTCGACATCGCGGGCGCCACCGTCTATCGGGCGATCGAGGGATACGGCGCCCACAAGCGGCGGCACAAGGCGGGCGTCTTCTCGTCCGATGCCCCGATCTCGGTCGTGATCATCGACACCGAGGAAAAGGTGCATGCCCTCCTCCACGCGCTCGAATCGATCGTCACCGAGGGATGCCTCGTCGCGATCTCCGACGTGAACGTCGTCAAGTACAGCCGGCACATGGACAGGACCGAACCCCTCCCTCACGTGACGGAGTCCTGA
- a CDS encoding HIT family protein — MSKKNPGCVFCEIVAGRAPAHVVEEDESSLCLLDINPLSEGHCLVISKRHVPWWHDLSEDDAVNLFRMARRVARRLGKAYAPDFVCLYARGRRIPHTHLFLVPSRKGDVLDGFFNALERFQESPQDLAALKESSRLREAADKIRGARR; from the coding sequence CGAAAAAGAATCCGGGCTGCGTATTCTGTGAGATCGTCGCGGGCCGTGCGCCGGCGCATGTCGTGGAGGAGGACGAGTCGTCCCTCTGCCTGCTCGACATCAACCCGCTGTCGGAGGGGCACTGCCTGGTCATCTCGAAGAGACATGTCCCGTGGTGGCACGACCTGAGCGAAGACGATGCCGTCAACCTCTTCCGAATGGCGAGACGTGTGGCCCGCCGCCTCGGGAAGGCCTACGCCCCGGACTTCGTGTGTCTCTATGCCCGTGGCCGCCGCATCCCGCACACGCATCTCTTCCTGGTGCCGAGTCGGAAAGGCGACGTTCTCGACGGTTTTTTCAATGCGCTGGAGCGGTTTCAGGAATCGCCGCAGGACCTTGCGGCGCTCAAAGAGAGTTCGCGCTTGCGGGAGGCCGCCGACAAGATTCGTGGGGCCCGCCGGTAG